One Perca flavescens isolate YP-PL-M2 chromosome 14, PFLA_1.0, whole genome shotgun sequence genomic window carries:
- the LOC114567509 gene encoding glyceraldehyde-3-phosphate dehydrogenase yields MVKIGINGFGRIGRLVTRAAAAGGKVEVVAINDPFIDLDYMVYMFKYDSTHGVWKHGEVKAEGGKLVIGNMHIMVFHERDPANIKWSDAGTDYVVESTGVFTTIEKASAHLNGGAKRVVISAPSADAPMFVMGVNQEKYDNSMKVVSNASCTTNCLAPIAKVINDNFGIVEGLMSTVHATTATQKTVDGPSGKLWRDGRGASQNIIPASTGAAKAVGKVIPELNGKLTGMAFRVPTPNVSVVDLTVRLQKPANYDDIKKVMKAAAEGPMKGILGYTEDQVVSTDFNGDTHSSIFDAGAGIALNEHFVKLVSWYDNEFGYSNRVCDLVQHMFSKE; encoded by the exons ATTTGGGCGTATCGGCCGTCTGGTGACCCGTGCCGCCGCCGCAGGAGGGAAGGTGGAGGTGGTGGCCATCAACGACCCCTTCATCGATCTGGACTACATG GTCTACATGTTCAAATACGACTCCACTCACGGCGTGTGGAAGCACGGAGAGGTGAAGGCGGAGGGAGGCAAGCTGGTCATCGGAAACATGCACATCATGGTCTTCCACGA GAGGGACCCCGCCAACATCAAGTGGAGCGATGCTGGCACGGACTATGTTGTGGAGTCCACCGGTGTGTTCACCACCATCGAAAAAGCCTCC GCTCACCTGAACGGTGGTGCCAAGAGGGTGGTGATCTCCGCTCCCAGCGCGGACGCTCCCATGTTCGTCATGGGCGTCAACCAGGAGAAGTACGACAACTCCATGAAGGTTGTCAG CAACGCTTCCTGCACAACCAACTGCCTGGCTCCGATCGCCAAGGTCATCAACGATAACTTTGGCATCGTTGAGGGTCTCATG AGCACCGTCCACGCCACCACCGCCACACAGAAGACCGTGGATGGTCCCTCTGGTAAGCTGTGGAGGGACGGACGCGGTGCCTCCCAGAACATCATCCCCGCCTCCACTGGAGCTGCCAAGGCCGTGGGCAAGGTCATCCCTGAACTGAACGG CAAACTGACCGGCATGGCTTTCCGTGTCCCCACCCCCAACGTCTCCGTCGTTGATCTGACTGTCCGTCTGCAGAAGCCC GCAAATTACGATGACATCAAGAAAGTGATGAAGGCCGCTGCTGAGGGACCCATGAAGGGAATTTTGGGATACACAGAGGACCAG GTTGTGTCCACAGACTTCAACGGCGACACTCACTCCTCCATCTTTGACGCCGGCGCCGGCATCGCACTGAACGAGCACTTTGTCAAGCTGGTTTCATG gtaCGACAACGAGTTTGGCTACAGTAACCGTGTGTGCGACCTGGTCCAGCACATGTTCTCCAAGGAGTAA
- the iffo1a gene encoding intermediate filament family orphan 1: MPDFEHFRFSYSSMNPVLGESGFLAPQQPHHQMTGLNDFAIPESGYFLGEHGGFGPDGLSGLDLGALPPSGLAYLHLSSPLHRVPPAATALRNDLGSNISVLKTLNLRFRCFLAKVHELERRNKVLEKQLQQALEDNCGGDGHQKPLTKEMGVQTGFIGPIPSRPGLIPLHNANNSAYLPGGLLSPTLNPPPFDNKYLPGNKLNPSAVSTDSNSNLTAPRFSISPALSPTDPYRTITNINEKNASHTGTNSNNIPPPPPPRFLPGAIWSFNHPRRFGTGRESCATGPGVSWTQPDGVGVQIDTITPEIRALYNVLAKVKRERDEYKRRWEEEYTARMDLQEKVAELEEDLQESEVCQDELALRVKQLKAELVLFKGLVSNNLSDLDSKIQEKAMKVDMDICRRIDITARLCDVAQQRNCEDMIHMFQVATPPSTLRARKQSGQSAKGGDGDELSMSEGEGCGAKDEESCSTSANQINEQMQRMLNQLRECEFDDDCDSLAWEETEETLLLWEDFPGYPLGVETQGELQQQEESIEEVIKDTECLFKTREKEYQETINQIEVDLATAKSDMNRHLHEYMEMCSMKRGLDVQMETCRRLITQSGDR; this comes from the exons ATGCCGGATTTCGAGCACTTCAGATTTTCCTATTCTAGCATGAATCCTGTCCTGGGGGAGAGTGGCTTCCTGGCCCCGCAACAGCCCCACCACCAGATGACGGGCCTGAACGACTTCGCGATCCCGGAGTCTGGCTACTTCCTGGGGGAGCACGGCGGGTTCGGGCCTGATGGGTTGTCCGGGCTGGACCTGGGCGCCCTTCCGCCGTCTGGCCTCGCCTACCTGCACCTGAGCTCCCCCCTGCACCGCGTGCCCCCTGCGGCCACGGCGCTGCGCAACGACCTGGGATCCAACATCAGCGTCCTGAAGACTCTGAACCTGCGCTTCCGCTGCTTTTTGGCCAAAGTGCACGAGCTGGAGCGCAGGAACAAGGTGCTGGAGAAGCAGCTGCAGCAGGCTCTTGAGGATAACTGCGGAGGGGATGGACACCAGAAGCCGCTGACCAAAGAGATGGGGGTCCAGACTGGATTTATTGGGCCTATTCCATCCAGACCGGGTCTCATCCCGCTGCACAACGCCAACAACTCGGCCTACCTGCCCGGGGGGCTCCTCTCTCCAACCCTGAACCCTCCTCCTTTTGACAATAAATACCTGCCGGGCAACAAGCTCAACCCGAGCGCAGTCTCTACGGATTCAAACTCCAACCTCACCGCGCCCCGTTTCTCCATCAGCCCGGCCCTGAGTCCCACCGACCCGTACAGAACCATCACCAACATCAACGAGAAAAACGCCTCTCACACCGGGACGAACAGCAACaacatccctcctcctcctcccccgcGCTTCCTGCCCGGGGCGATCTGGTCCTTCAACCACCCCCGCCGGTTCGGCACCGGGAGGGAGTCATGCGCCACGGGCCCCGGGGTCTCCTGGACGCAGCCGGACGGTGTCGGGGTCCAGATCGACACCATCACCCCTGAGATCAGGGCCCTGTACAACGTGCTGGCCAAggtgaagagagaaagagacgagTACAAGAGAAG atGGGAGGAAGAGTACACAGCCAGAATGGACCTGCAGGAGAAGGTGGCTGAACTGGAGGAG gaCCTGCAGGAGAGCGAGGTGTGTCAGGACGAGCTGGCTCTGAGGGTGAAGCAGCTGAAGGCCGAACTTGTTCTCTTTAAAGGACTCGTCAGCAAC AACCTGTCAGATCTGGACAGTAAGATCCAAGAGAAGGCCATGAAGGTGGACATGGATATCTGCCGCCGCATCGACATCACCGCCCGCCTGTGTGATGTGGCCCAGCAGAGGAACTGCGAGGACATGATCCACATGTTCCAG GTGGCCACGCCCCCCTCCACTCTCCGGGCCAGAAAACAGAGCGGCCAGTCGGCGAAGGGCGGGGACGGAGACGAACTGAGCATGTCCGAGGGCGAGGGATGCGGGGCTAAAGACGAGGAGTCGTGCAGCACGTCGGCCAATCAGATCAATGAACAGATGCAGAGGATGCTGAATCAGCT AAGGGAGTGTGAGTTTGACGATGACTGTGACAGTCTGGCTTGGGAGGAAACAGAGGAAACTCTTCTTCTATGGGAAGATTTTCCTGGATACCCGCTGGGAGTGGAAACACAGGGAGAG ctgcagcagcaggaggagtcCATCGAGGAGGTGATTAAAGACACAGAATGTCTGTTCAAAACCAGAGAGAAGGAATACCAGGAGACCATTAACCAGATAGAG GTGGACCTGGCCACAGCCAAGAGCGATATGAACCGTCACCTGCACGAGTACATGGAGATGTGTTCGATGAAAAGAGGGCTGGACGTCCAGATGGAAACCTGCAGGAGACTCATCACACAGAGtggagacaggtaa